The genomic interval ATAATCAGTGCTTTCATACGTTTATTTTCAATATGGCTTGCAAAAAGTGAAGCTATACATTTAAATATTGAATATCAGAAAATTTGGAAATTAATTGTACAAATACAAACCTTCGGATTGAATAATACCCACTCTTCAAAAACTCAGACTAGCTTACCGGTTGGGAATCACCGAACGGTTTGGTATTCGATAATCTAAAATTATATACCATCTGGAAAGTCTAACTCAAATGAGCCAGTACTGCTGATTTACTGCTATTGTTGTAGCCCGGCTGGTTTGGGTTTGCTTTTTTTTATTTCCTTACGGGTTGGTTCCAGGGAAGGATGGGCTGGCAGAATCACTTGTGCACATACTACTTCTTCCGCTTCCTGCTTGATTTCAAAATTTGCCTGGCTTCCAAAAATGAGGGCCAGCCGCTGGGTAGTATTTACAAGGCCAAAACCATCGGAGTTTATCTGATGCAATACACCAGTATTGCGGATAGAAATATAGGCTTTGTCGTCTTTTATTTCGGCATCTACCGTAATAAATCCGCCTTTCAACGGTTTGGATATGCCATGTTTTACTGCGTTTTCTACCAGGGTTTGTACCATCATAGGCGGTACTTGCACCGGAAGCGCTTCGGGTTGAATGTTCATACGTGCGCTCAGGCGGTCTTCGTAGCGGATTTTTTCGAGGGCTAAATAATCCTGTACTGTTTTTAATTCTTCTTCGAGGGTAACTGTTTTGCGGCGGTCAGCAAGCAGGGAATTTCGGAGCAGGTTAGAAAGCCTGGTGACAGAAATCTGCGCTTTTTCCGGATTTTCCAGAATTAATGCCCGGATACTATTGAGGGAATTGAACATAAAATGCGGATTAAGCTGCGAACGTAGTATTTTCGCTTCAAAATCCCGTACCGAAGAAGTAAGCCTTACTTTTTCTACTTCATTCTTTTTAGAACGTTCAAAATACTGGAACAGGTGGTAAATTACCGACCACAATAACAAATGTTTGCCCCAGTTGATGATGAAAAATACGATGCCTTCCAGCGAAAAATATTTGCGTATATCCGGCACCGTATAATAATCGAGCAGGATACTGAGCATAACCATTACAATCGCCATTAGCAACACAGAAGCCGCAATCCTAGGTACGAGTTGACTTAACGGTAGATCCAGCCAGGAAAGCCGTTTAATAACCAAGCGGTACGCATGGGTAACAGAAATTCCCAGCACAATGGTAATAGCGGCATTAATTAATAAGCCATCGCTGTAACCGAAGCGGTAGCTGTAAATACCCAGATCGTTCAGACAATAAGCTGTCCAGCCGGCAATCTGACAGATCCAATAGATGGTGATTCGATTCATTCGCACAATTTCCAAAAATTAAGAGCGCACAAGTCGCTATACTGTATTAAATGTAAATATTAAAATTGATTATTTGCAAACTTCCTGGAACGTTCAAAATACTGGAACAGGAGATAGATCCCCGACCATAACAATAATAGTTTACCCCAGTTAATGATGAAAAATATTATGGATGACGGCGTAATATGTTGTTGTATATCTGGTACTGTATAAAAATCCAGGAGAATAAAGAACTTTACCATTATAATAGCCATCAGCAGCACACAACTTACAATTTTCGGAACCAATTGACTCCAGGATAAGTCCAGCCAGCCATACTTTTTTATTATATGCCTGTAAATATGGGTAACAGAAATTCCCAGCACAATGGTGATAGCGGCATTAATTAATAAGCCATTGCTGTAGCCAAAGCGGCCGCTATGTATAACTAGATCGTTCAGACAGTAGGCTGTCCAGCCGGCAAACTGGCAAATCCAATAAGTGGTATTTTTGGTCATTTGCATCATAACCTTCAAATTATATTTGAGGAATAAGATACCTAAATATATTCATTGTATACAGTCTGCAAAAAGCAGGCTAACTTAAAAAATGTAACAAGTTATTTAAAGATACTAAACAAGCAGAAACAATAATAGTTTTATTACACCAATGGAAAGGAAAAGATATAAGAGGAAAATAGGAATGAGCGAAGAATAAATTTTTGCGACTATTATGGTAATACGTAACAGACAATATAATCTCAGATTTTTTCTCTGAAAGTTGAATTTTACTGGAACATAATATATGCCAATTCTACCTATAGAAAGGGCAATTTTTAAATTAAGGACTAAGCTATTCCTTTGGATGCTTCTTAAGTGTAAGGCGCTGGATATAAGAAATATAGTCAAAAGCCGCCATTGATAAATAGCAGCTTTTACATGAAATCTATCGGTAATTTCAGGAAGGTGCTTGATTACATGCCTTTCTGTGTGGTTCCATATTTAATCACATCCCGGCCAGACTCGAATATATGACCATTTTCCCCATCAAAAATAATAGGAGTTCTGAGCAGACCTGGTTTCTGAGAAAGGATGTTGAGCCAGTTGCTGGCATCGAAACTCATACCGGTATACTCTTCTTTATAAATATCAGATTCTTTGTCTACCAGTGCTTCTACATCTACCCCAAGTTTATCAGCTATTTCTTTAATCTGTGTGCTGGTAAGAGGTTCTTTGGTTACATCAATATCATGCACATGAGGTTTCAGTGCACTGGCATACCCATATCCTTCTTTATCAGAACGGCTGTTGCCTTTGTAAATAATCAGTACGGTATCTTTGTTAAAGTCCATGTTTCAATTGTTTAAGGTTAGGCCACACCTGTATATACAGCAATTGAAAGTGTAGGAAATACCCGATCAGGCATCAATTAACTGCTTCAGATGTGCTATGTCATTGAACGATTCTACCGTAAACAGGTTGCCAGTATAAGATAGTTTGTACAGGCACAGATTCTGGTGTTCAAACATATCCATACATTGGAGGGATAATTCAATACCAGGCTAAGCAGAATCCGCATCGCTCTGCCGTGCATACAAATCAATATGGTTTCCTCTTCTGGACGGGATAAAATCAGATCAAGCACCGGTTTCTGGCGGTTCTGCACATCCGTAGGACTCTCTCCCCCCTCAATCTGCAAGGTAACATCGCCTTTACTCCAGGCATCCAGTACCTGATAATAATAAGCATCTTCCTCAGGTGTAATATGAATGCCTTCCCGGTATCCCCAGTTAATCTCATTGAGTCCGGCATGTGCCTCATAAGGAATACCTTCATCGATGAAGCCTTGCACCGATTGCATCGTGCGTTTCAGGGTAGAAATGTATATTTTATCGAAAGGAATATCTTTATAGAAGTCGTAAAATGCCTGCGCCTGCCGCCTGCCGGTTTCGTTCAGGTCAGAGTCTATACCTCCGCCCTGCACAATGCCCATGCGGTTAAAATTGGTTTGCCCATGGCGGATCAGGTATATTTTTTTTGGTTTCAAAGTGTAAAAGTATAAGTATATAAAACAGAATTAGAGAATGGCTAATACAAATATCCTGCAAAGGTAAGAGGATATTTTATTTTTCTGTATATACATATACTTCACTAAAGGCTACAGATAATGTATTGAAGTTGAACAAATGAACAAGGAATGTGAGTTCAGCAAAGCTAATAATGAATATTAGAGGAATGTTATATCTGGCTTTAACTGAATTCACTATTCCTTGTTCTCCATTCGATATTTCTACTATTCGCCTCTTACGTAACTAAATTCTTTCCCTTGCATAATCGGATGAGGTCCAGTTAGTGAATTTTTATCCACTTTCAATACCAGATTTTTGAATTCCACCTCTACAATCCAGCGTTCAATCCGGAATTCAAAATAATTATGATCTTTTTCGGTAATAGTAAAATCAGAGAAACGGTCGGGCCAGAATTCATGAATCAAGGAAATTTGATCTATCTGTGTCTTGTCAAAAGTAATTTCACCATACTGGTTGGTAATGCCTTCCAGTTCACCTTGTGGCGTTTGAATACGGCAGGCAATATTCCGGAGCACCATCTGGTTAGGATCAGTGATCTTAATTACGGTTTCATTATACTTGGTTTTCATGGACTTTACCAGGGCAAAGTCTTTTTCGGGTTTGGGTGCATTGTTGAGAATAATGCTGTCGCCCTTTTGTTCCCAGGTTCCATTGGCTTCCCGGTCTATGGCACCGTAGCTGAAAAAGAAATTGAATGTATTGTCTTTGTTAAAACGGAAGCCAGAGCCGACTTCCATTACGCCTTCCAGATAATACTCTCCGGTTTTCATGGGTTGTTTGGTTTGTGCATGTAGCATGTTTGTAAATAATAAGAAGGTTGATAAAGTGTAAATGATTGATAAACTGAATTTTTTGAACATGGTGGTAGGGTATATAAGCTATAAAATGGTTGATGGCTTTGCCTGAATGACAATGCAAAGGAAATAGCAGAAAGCCGGTTTTAGGTAATTTATCCGGTATACAGCAGGTGAACAGCTCGAAGAAAGGCGGTATACAAGACGTGAACAGGGAATAATCAGGCAGAATATTGTATTATTTACGCATTCAATGTAATTTTAAAGATGCCAGCCATTACGTAAAGTGTAGTTAATTTTTTCTTACTTGTAAACAGCTCAATTTCTAATCAATGCTTAATAAACTTTATTTACAAACGCTCTACCTATGAATATCAACGGGAATGCTAAACAACAAATGACGTATGATGCGATTGTGATTGGCTCGGGAATTAGCGGCGGCTGGGCAGCTAAAGAACTCACCGAAAAAGGCCTGAAAACGTTAGTGCTGGAACGGGGACGGGATGTAAGGCATATCAAAGATTACCCAACAGCCACTAAAAATCCCTGGGATTTTCCACATCGGGGACGTTTTCCATTAGAAGTTGAAAAAGACAACCCCATTACGAGCCGTTGTTATGCGTTTGAGGAAGCAACTGAGCATTTTTTCGTAAAAGATAAAGAACATCCATATATTCAGGAAAAGCCTTTTGACTGGATACGCGGCTACCAAGTGGGAGGAAAATCGCTCATCTGGGCCCGGCAAACACAGCGCTGGAGTAATTATGAATTCGAAGCCCCAGCCCGAGATGGTTTTGCTGTAGACTGGCCCATCCGTTACAAAGACCTGGCTCCCTGGTACAGCCATGTAGAGAAGTTCACTGGCATTAGTGGAAATGCAGATGGGATCGAACATTTGCCGGATGGTGAATTTCTACCTCCCTTTGAACTCAATTGTGTAGAAAAACATATTCAGCAAAGCGTAAAGCAGCATTACCAGGATCGGCAGGTAATTATTGGCCGTTGTGCCCACCTTACTAAACCCAATCAGGTCCATATTGACCAGGGACGTGGACAATGTCAGGCCAGGCATTTATGTTACCGGGGTTGTCCGTTTGGGGGCTATTTCAGTTCCAATTCAGCCACTATTCCCTGGGCTGAAAAAACCGGTAATCTTACCCTACGGCCGCATTCAGTGGTGCATTCTATTATTTACGACGAACAAAAAGGCAAAGCTACAGGCGT from Rhodocytophaga rosea carries:
- a CDS encoding sensor histidine kinase; the encoded protein is MNRITIYWICQIAGWTAYCLNDLGIYSYRFGYSDGLLINAAITIVLGISVTHAYRLVIKRLSWLDLPLSQLVPRIAASVLLMAIVMVMLSILLDYYTVPDIRKYFSLEGIVFFIINWGKHLLLWSVIYHLFQYFERSKKNEVEKVRLTSSVRDFEAKILRSQLNPHFMFNSLNSIRALILENPEKAQISVTRLSNLLRNSLLADRRKTVTLEEELKTVQDYLALEKIRYEDRLSARMNIQPEALPVQVPPMMVQTLVENAVKHGISKPLKGGFITVDAEIKDDKAYISIRNTGVLHQINSDGFGLVNTTQRLALIFGSQANFEIKQEAEEVVCAQVILPAHPSLEPTRKEIKKSKPKPAGLQQ
- a CDS encoding arsenate reductase family protein, which translates into the protein MDFNKDTVLIIYKGNSRSDKEGYGYASALKPHVHDIDVTKEPLTSTQIKEIADKLGVDVEALVDKESDIYKEEYTGMSFDASNWLNILSQKPGLLRTPIIFDGENGHIFESGRDVIKYGTTQKGM
- a CDS encoding histidine phosphatase family protein, which produces MKPKKIYLIRHGQTNFNRMGIVQGGGIDSDLNETGRRQAQAFYDFYKDIPFDKIYISTLKRTMQSVQGFIDEGIPYEAHAGLNEINWGYREGIHITPEEDAYYYQVLDAWSKGDVTLQIEGGESPTDVQNRQKPVLDLILSRPEEETILICMHGRAMRILLSLVLNYPSNVWICLNTRICACTNYLILATCLR